The Phycisphaeraceae bacterium DNA segment AACTCCCCCGGTGCCGAGGTGAAGATCCCTGGCTTGTAGCGCTCGCGGAGCTGGCGGATCGACTTCAGAAGTCCGACCAACTCGCCCGCTTCGTCGAGCGTGGCGGGCGGCCGAAGACCAAGCGCACGAATCACCTCGCTCAGGTGCTCACCAAAGTGCGGAGCGAGTTCGGTGGCCGCCTTCACCGAGAGGTCGGCAGCCTCCTGCGCGCGCAGGCCATCGGTGATGTCGGCGTGGATCCATGGAGACGAATCCGTGCGCAGAAGAAGTGATGGGTGGGACGCCCCCTCGCGCAAACACTGGCGAATCTCGTCGGCACGCTCGGGTGTGAGTGCTTCGAGCGGACCGCTTCGAAGTCGGAGCGTCGATCTCGCCGACGCCGGCAGCTTCAACAGCCTTCCGATCATCTGATTGATGGACAGCCCGGCCGGGGAGCGGACCATGTTGACTCGACGCGCGTGATCGTTGAGTTGCTTGCGGCGAGCTTCGAACTCGCGGTGCACGCCTTCGACTCCGTTCGCGGCGTCAGCCGTGCGGATCTGTTGCAGGGCATTTGCGAGTCGCGCCATCACCTCCTTGCGGGAGACCGACGCTCCGTGCAGATCGAGAACGAGATGTCCGAGCCCGACATCGGGATGACTCAGTCGCTTGATGACGGCATCGAGCGCGGCTCGCTTTTCCGCGACGAACAGCACGCGTCGACCCGACGCCACGCTCTGGGCGATTAGGTTCGAGATGGTCTGGCTCTTCCCTGTGCCCGGAGGCCCCTGGATCACGCCGCTCTGCCCCATGCCGACCAGCACGATGGCGCGATGCTGCGTCGAGTCCGCGTCGAGGACCAGAAAGTCGTCGGATGCGGGGCGTTCGTCAAGCTCCGCTGGCGAGATCTCGCCGCGCGGCGCGGCCAGCGTCTCGCGCGAGAGCGAATGACCGGCAATAGCGGCAACAATCGAACTCGATGCGATGAGCTCGCCGTTGCGCTTGAGGTCTTCGACCATGGCCATCTTCGCAAACTGGAAGTTGGCGAGGATGACCCGTGGAGTGATCGCAAAGCCCTGAATCGTCGCAGCGTCCTGAATGATGCGACCGAAGACGGCCTCCGGTTCGATGCGCCATTGGCCAGCATCATCCTCGCCCGCGCAGGCGGCCATGACCGCGGCACCATCGATGCGAATCGCGTGATTCTCAGCAAGGACATGGAGCAGGACGGGGTTGATCCGCGGTTCACCGACGATCGAGAGCCGAAGGTCCTGACCTCCTCGACCGCGAGATTCGATTCGCGCAGGAAGCAGGAGAACAGGCGATGCGTAGGGCCGACCTCCGTCGACTGCCGGCCAGCTCGCGAGCCCCACGGCGAAGTGGAGCGTCTCAATGCCCTTCTCTTCAAGGTTGCTTAGCGCCTTCCGCTGGAGTGCAAGAAGCGCGCCCTGCGTGCGCTGACGGAGCTCAGCTTCGGCCCGCGCGCGAGTGGCGGGATCGGAGCTCTGGGGAAGGCGACTCGCGACGCAGAGCGCGTCGACCTGGAGTTTCTCGCCGGCGAGCAGTCGATCAACCGCCGTGGTCTCGTCGGTCAGGTCGAGCGTGCCAACCTTGAGATCACGGAAGAACAGCAGCGAGTTCGTGCGCGAGAAGTCAATGAGCCGCCGGGTCCAGACGCCGCGTGCGGCATCAATGTGGCGCCGGGTCTCCTGGTTCAACGCTGTCGAGTGCGATTCGGACATCGAGCGCCTACCTCGTGATCCCAACGCTGAACGGTGCCTGGAATCGCGTGCTTCTGGAACGGCGGCTCTCGTCGGGCAGCGAAAGGCCAGTCACCGGCCATGCTCGCGCCCGGTGACGCCGGCTTCTTTGAGCAGGCCCGAGAGGTACCGGGAGACAAAGTGGGACGCCGTCAGCACTCGGTAGTGCGGATTGAAGTGTGCGTGTTCACGGGTGCAGAGTGTTGGGCTGCGATGTGACTTTGTCAGCGCCGCCCTTGGCGCCTCAGGGCCCAATACTCACGAACACCCCTTGGGCGGGGGGCATGTGCTCGCCCGGCGTCCCGCCGCAGTCTACAGCTGGACCTGCCAGTTGGCCTCCTGAATCCGCCCATTCACTCGCGAAGCTGTGCGGAGAAGTCCTCGGATTGCTTCTGGAGCTTGCTCACATCGATGGACGCCACCCACTTGATCTCGCGGGCGCTGTAGCGATCGGGGTCCTTCCTGGCCGCATGAAGCGCTGCGTCGAGCATGGAAATCCGCTGCGAGAGCGCGTCACGGTGCGCAATGGCGGCGGTCAGCGTGCGGCCGTCGGGGAGCCTGTGTGCAAGGTTCGCGGCATTGATGGCCGTGACCAGCTTTTCAAACTCATCCAGCACCCCTGCGGCCTCGGCAAGGAGCTTCAGCGGATCCTCGTGAGGTTGACTGCCCTCCTGCACAAGAATGTTGACCGCGATGCGCTCGCGGAGGGAGGCGAGCTTCTTCTGCATCGAACCGCGAAGGATGAGAGCCTCGGCAAGTTTCATCAAAGATCCCCTGGGTCAATACGCCGTTGGTCCACCGGTGAGTAATGGCATGGTCCCTCGCGCCGGTCCACCCCCGCGAGAGCGCGAACATCATGCCCCCGTCCGGCCTGTCCTTAGGCGCGAAGCGCTGCGTCGTCGCGGCCCCTCTCGATGCCCGCTCCTGCGCCCGCTCCCGGGCTCACCCTCGCGTCCTTCGCGAGCATCGGGCGTTCCGGGCCGGCAACACGCCTCGGCCCCCCACAAACCCTGAGCTTCGAGGACGAGTGACGGCAGCGCGCCGCCACTCACTCTGCGGGTCCGACGGGCTGGTAGTCGCGCGGGTCCGTGATCTCGCGCTTCCTTCCGGGATAGGAGTCGTAGAGCGCCCGGTGCCTGGCGAGGCCGTACTCATCCGTGCGCTCCTCGTACGATCGAACCCAATCGATCAGGAAATCGAGTTGCGCGTTCTGCTCCTGGCGTGACCGAAACTTCTCCGGCTCCCACGGCCGCGCGCGACAATGGGCCACGCATGCCGCGACACCCGGGTTGAGAAAGATGAGTTCATCACAGAAGTCGAGCAGCGGTTCGATGAGGTCGGCGTAGCAACCTTCGATGACCCAGCGGTCATGGAGGGCGATCCAGCGCTTGGCGGCGTCGACGCTCTCCCGCACGGCTCGCCGCTGGGTGCCGCCGTGAAACGCCACCTCGTCAAGTGAGAGACGGGCGGCCGCGGCGGTCGCCGCAAGTCGCTGCGCCAGGGTGCTCTTGCCTGCTCCAGCGTTTCCAAGAATGATGACTCTCATCGTGAGTCCGGCGGATCGGCCTCGCAGGTGGTGTCGCGGAAACCGGCCCTCCGCAGACGAACGCCGGCGGTGGCGCCGCTGAGTGGTGATCGTAGGCTCCGCGTCACTCAGGTGAGCGCGCGTCCCGCAGCACGCTCGCGGTGGGGACATCCCGGCCAGCAGCATGGCCTGCGCGTGCCCTTGGACATCTGGTCGATGCCGACCGCAATTCGGCGCGACCTCGTCTCGTCCCTCTTGGCCGAGGTGACCCAGCAGATCCACTCGTTTCGAGCCAGCGGCGTGATCTCCGTCCAGAGCGCTCGTGCGACGGGATTGGATGCGATCGCTTTCCGAAAGTCGGAGGGGAGAGGATGAACCGTTCCGCCGTCGATCTTCGAAGTCGTCATGAGTCACCCGGTGCCTTCGAGGAAGAACACCTGCTCGTGTCCTTGGGTCGCATGCAGGCAGGGTTCCAATCGCGTTGTGTCGCCTGCTGAAACAGTGCCACCGCGAAGACGAGTTCAGTGAATCCGCTCGCGAACGCCGCGACCGGTGGAGCGCCCCTGGCGACCGCCAGGCCGAGACCGAGTGCACAGAGCACCGCCCCGAGCGCCCGGAACAGGCGAAGGCCGTAGATGGTCTGGAATGTGAAGTAGCGACCTCCGATGAACAGCAACATGGCCGGAAGGAACCACTCCAGCCGAACGAGTTGCATCCCGTACGCCACGGCGACGGCAGCGAGGAGCCAGATCGTCCCTTCTGCGGCCAGGCGGCCGAGCGGGTTTCCCACCGTGTGCGAGCCGCGTCGCCCCAGTGCCTTGGTGGCCACGATGCTGAGCGGGAAGATGAACGCTCCACCGATGAGGAGCGCATACACCGCAGCCTGGTGCGAGAGCGTGACCGCCACAAGCCCCGCGGCCAGCCAGACGATGCCCGAAACCAGGACGCCGGGTGCTCCAGAGGCGTAGCCCTCGCGCATGCCTGCTTGCGCCTGCGA contains these protein-coding regions:
- a CDS encoding DIP1984 family protein, encoding MKLAEALILRGSMQKKLASLRERIAVNILVQEGSQPHEDPLKLLAEAAGVLDEFEKLVTAINAANLAHRLPDGRTLTAAIAHRDALSQRISMLDAALHAARKDPDRYSAREIKWVASIDVSKLQKQSEDFSAQLRE
- a CDS encoding AAA family ATPase, with translation MRVIILGNAGAGKSTLAQRLAATAAAARLSLDEVAFHGGTQRRAVRESVDAAKRWIALHDRWVIEGCYADLIEPLLDFCDELIFLNPGVAACVAHCRARPWEPEKFRSRQEQNAQLDFLIDWVRSYEERTDEYGLARHRALYDSYPGRKREITDPRDYQPVGPAE
- a CDS encoding YdeI/OmpD-associated family protein, with the protein product MTTSKIDGGTVHPLPSDFRKAIASNPVARALWTEITPLARNEWICWVTSAKRDETRSRRIAVGIDQMSKGTRRPCCWPGCPHRERAAGRALT